One window of the Streptococcus parasanguinis ATCC 15912 genome contains the following:
- a CDS encoding glycosyltransferase — translation MTEKVSVIVPVYNVEKYLRQCLDSILQQTYQNLEILIINDGSTDGSDAICREYLEKDERITYHIKGNSGVFDTRMIGLQEASGAYVTFVDSDDWIEKTYIEELYDKLITYHADIVAANYYLFNDAESLFYFFMGEQDYYERLYTPVQLIDGLYETKFNKSFALLSAWGKLYKRSLFDELQFSKDRIGEDRFLSLKAFLSSERVVYLNKGLYAYRERTGSFSHTWTGEWMPALVCEMEEKLALLANRGYPLEKTINLYQMVLKACLANSRFHGLENSEAYRQISEKYQALSLISQPHRGEKRAIVLAANYPYLDQVLATMKSVLYHHRNIRFYLINGDFPQEWFTGMNRHLVRFDSDIVNCRVTSSQIQQYKTDISYTVFLRYFISDFVKEERVIYMDCDMVVTGPLDDLFTMDLKGYPVAAVRDYGGRVFYNREIFNAGFLVIDNAYWRAKQMSQYLIEMTNEWHDRVDQADQSILNMVFENNWYELPFDLNHVVLHNHFTDYQIPEGQEFPKVLHYLSHRKPWFPLAAQTYRDVWWFYAQLDWSEVSNNLDLSPLREVDLYPEGRPLTCLVYTSVAEIPHLEDLIQRLPNVCFKIAARVLVSDELARLLVYPNVTVYSGINNMPNLDAELVTLSDVLLDINPGEKTIEILDRFQLEDKPILAFEEVKSTEHHQQVFPMEDWQGLVDAICNMRKVRE, via the coding sequence ATGACAGAAAAAGTTAGTGTAATTGTACCCGTATATAACGTTGAAAAATACCTTAGACAGTGTTTGGATAGCATTCTTCAGCAGACCTATCAAAATCTTGAGATTCTAATCATCAATGATGGCTCAACAGATGGAAGTGATGCGATTTGTCGAGAGTATCTTGAAAAAGATGAACGAATCACCTATCATATTAAGGGAAATTCCGGTGTTTTTGACACCAGAATGATAGGATTGCAAGAAGCATCTGGTGCCTATGTGACCTTTGTTGATTCAGATGATTGGATAGAGAAAACTTATATTGAAGAACTGTATGATAAACTAATAACTTATCATGCAGATATAGTGGCCGCTAATTATTATCTCTTTAATGATGCAGAGAGTCTCTTTTATTTCTTTATGGGGGAGCAGGATTATTATGAGCGCCTCTATACCCCTGTACAGCTGATTGATGGACTTTATGAGACAAAGTTTAATAAGAGTTTTGCGCTCCTCTCTGCTTGGGGGAAACTTTATAAACGTTCCTTGTTTGATGAGTTACAATTTTCAAAGGATCGAATAGGAGAGGATCGTTTCTTGAGCCTCAAGGCTTTTTTGAGCAGTGAGAGAGTGGTCTATCTGAATAAAGGTTTATATGCTTATCGAGAACGCACGGGTAGTTTCTCTCATACTTGGACTGGGGAGTGGATGCCTGCCTTGGTTTGTGAGATGGAAGAAAAATTGGCGCTTTTAGCCAACCGGGGGTATCCTCTTGAAAAAACGATCAATCTTTATCAAATGGTATTAAAGGCGTGCTTGGCGAACAGTCGATTTCATGGTTTAGAGAATAGTGAGGCTTATCGACAAATTTCGGAAAAATACCAAGCCTTGAGTTTGATATCACAACCGCATCGTGGAGAAAAACGGGCTATTGTTTTGGCTGCCAATTATCCTTATCTAGATCAGGTTTTGGCAACGATGAAATCAGTCCTTTACCACCATCGGAATATCCGTTTTTACCTCATCAATGGTGATTTCCCACAGGAGTGGTTTACGGGGATGAATCGTCATCTTGTTCGTTTTGATAGTGACATTGTAAATTGTCGTGTCACGAGTTCGCAGATCCAACAGTACAAGACAGATATATCTTATACTGTTTTCTTGAGGTACTTTATTTCGGATTTTGTTAAAGAAGAGCGCGTGATTTACATGGATTGTGATATGGTAGTGACGGGGCCACTTGATGATCTCTTTACAATGGATCTAAAGGGATATCCTGTCGCAGCAGTCCGAGATTATGGGGGACGTGTCTTTTACAACCGAGAAATCTTCAATGCCGGCTTTTTAGTGATTGACAATGCTTATTGGAGAGCCAAACAAATGAGTCAATACCTGATTGAAATGACGAATGAATGGCACGATCGAGTGGACCAGGCAGATCAATCTATTTTAAATATGGTATTTGAAAACAATTGGTATGAACTGCCATTTGATCTGAATCATGTTGTGCTGCACAATCATTTTACAGATTATCAAATTCCAGAAGGTCAAGAGTTTCCAAAGGTTCTCCATTATTTATCTCATAGGAAACCATGGTTTCCGCTAGCGGCACAGACCTATCGGGATGTTTGGTGGTTTTATGCGCAATTGGATTGGTCGGAAGTTTCTAATAATCTTGATTTATCTCCACTGCGTGAAGTAGATCTCTACCCAGAAGGTCGTCCGCTTACTTGCTTGGTCTATACGAGTGTAGCAGAAATTCCTCATTTGGAGGATCTGATTCAACGCTTACCGAATGTTTGCTTTAAGATTGCTGCGCGTGTTCTAGTATCCGACGAGCTTGCACGCCTGCTCGTCTACCCAAATGTAACTGTATACTCAGGAATTAATAACATGCCTAACCTAGATGCAGAGTTAGTTACCTTGAGTGATGTATTACTGGATATCAATCCTGGCGAAAAGACAATAGAAATCTTAGATCGTTTTCAGTTGGAAGATAAGCCAATCTTGGCTTTTGAAGAAGTGAAATCGACAGAGCATCATCAACAGGTATTCCCAATGGAAGATTGGCAAGGATTGGTTGATGCGATTTGTAATATGAGAAAGGTACGAGAATAA
- a CDS encoding CatB-related O-acetyltransferase: MAVVVGRYCVFSHKNKQYSRYFRLSPDGQIQDIGGEGHDNERYWDVENHQIRLFSKDKQLTATFTCCYEEEGYSYWEGMHQQTIPLELRLYDLRSDLFDFKTKFTSRHLIDYGALTVGPHTYGIPLLVDFDHGGKVIIGDYCSIGQNVYFVTANHALDLVTTYPFKSLEKFYTDQSLPISDDHVLCKPTLVGNDVWIGNNVQIMAGVTIGDGAVIAAGSIVTKDVAPYAIVGGNPAKLIRYRIEDEE; encoded by the coding sequence ATGGCAGTTGTAGTCGGTCGGTATTGTGTGTTTTCACATAAGAATAAGCAATATTCGCGTTATTTTCGATTGTCACCTGATGGGCAGATCCAAGATATTGGTGGAGAAGGTCATGATAACGAACGATATTGGGATGTTGAAAATCATCAGATTCGTTTGTTTTCCAAGGATAAGCAATTGACAGCCACCTTTACCTGTTGTTATGAGGAGGAAGGCTATTCCTATTGGGAAGGAATGCATCAGCAAACCATTCCGCTCGAGTTGCGTCTTTATGATTTGCGATCAGATTTATTCGATTTCAAAACGAAATTCACAAGTCGTCATTTAATTGATTATGGTGCCTTAACTGTGGGGCCACATACTTATGGCATTCCTTTGTTGGTTGACTTTGATCATGGTGGAAAGGTTATCATAGGGGATTATTGCTCTATTGGACAGAATGTCTACTTTGTGACCGCCAATCATGCTCTTGACTTGGTGACGACGTATCCTTTTAAGAGCTTAGAAAAATTTTATACAGATCAGTCTTTGCCAATTTCGGATGATCATGTTCTTTGTAAACCTACCCTTGTAGGGAATGATGTCTGGATTGGTAACAATGTCCAAATTATGGCGGGAGTTACAATTGGAGATGGAGCGGTAATTGCGGCTGGATCTATTGTGACAAAGGATGTAGCGCCGTATGCAATCGTTGGAGGAAATCCAGCAAAACTCATCCGTTATCGTATTGAAGATGAAGAATAG
- the gltX gene encoding glutamate--tRNA ligase: MAKDIRVRYAPSPTGLLHIGNARTALFNYLYARHHGGTFIIRIEDTDRKRHVEDGERSQLENLRWLGMDWDESPETHENYRQSERLELYQKYIDQLLAEGKAYKSYVTEEELAAERERQEAAGETPRYINEYLGMSEEEKAAYIAEREAAGIIPTVRLVVNESGIYKWHDMVKGDIEFEGGNIGGDWVIQKKDGYPTYNFAVVIDDHDMQISHVIRGDDHIANTPKQLMVYEALGWEAPEFGHMTLIINSETGKKLSKRDTNTLQFIEDYRKKGYLPEAVFNFIALLGWNPGGEDEIFSREELIKLFDENRLSKSPAAFDQKKMDWMSNEYIKNADLATIFEMAKPFLEEAGRLTDKAEKLVELYKPQMKSVDEIVPLTDLFFSDFPELTEAEKEVMAGETVPTVLEAFKAKLEAMSDDEFVAENIFPQIKAVQKETGIKGKNLFMPIRIAVSGEMHGPELPDTIYLLGREKSIQHIESMLEKITK, encoded by the coding sequence TTACACATCGGAAACGCTCGTACAGCATTGTTTAACTACTTGTATGCGCGTCACCATGGTGGAACCTTTATCATCCGTATCGAAGATACGGACCGCAAACGTCACGTCGAAGACGGAGAACGTTCACAGCTTGAAAACCTTCGTTGGTTGGGCATGGACTGGGACGAAAGTCCAGAGACGCATGAAAACTACCGCCAATCAGAACGCTTGGAACTCTATCAAAAATACATTGACCAATTGCTAGCTGAAGGAAAAGCCTATAAATCTTACGTCACTGAAGAAGAGTTGGCAGCTGAACGTGAACGTCAAGAAGCAGCTGGGGAAACACCTCGCTACATCAATGAATACCTCGGCATGAGCGAAGAAGAAAAAGCAGCTTATATCGCAGAACGTGAAGCAGCAGGCATCATTCCAACTGTTCGTCTGGTGGTGAATGAGTCTGGTATCTACAAATGGCATGACATGGTCAAAGGCGATATCGAGTTTGAAGGTGGCAATATCGGTGGGGACTGGGTCATCCAAAAGAAAGATGGTTATCCAACTTACAACTTTGCCGTTGTGATCGATGACCACGATATGCAAATTTCTCACGTCATCCGTGGAGATGACCACATTGCCAACACCCCAAAACAACTCATGGTCTATGAAGCCCTTGGCTGGGAAGCGCCAGAGTTCGGTCACATGACCTTGATCATCAACTCTGAAACTGGTAAGAAGTTGTCTAAACGTGATACCAATACCCTTCAGTTCATCGAAGATTACCGGAAGAAAGGTTACCTTCCAGAAGCAGTCTTTAACTTTATCGCTCTTCTTGGTTGGAACCCTGGTGGGGAAGACGAAATCTTCTCTCGCGAAGAACTCATCAAGCTCTTTGATGAAAATCGTCTCAGCAAGTCTCCAGCAGCTTTCGACCAGAAGAAAATGGACTGGATGAGCAATGAGTATATCAAGAATGCGGATCTTGCGACCATCTTTGAAATGGCAAAACCATTCCTCGAAGAAGCAGGACGTTTGACAGACAAGGCTGAGAAATTGGTTGAACTCTACAAACCACAAATGAAATCAGTGGATGAAATCGTTCCATTGACAGACCTCTTCTTCTCAGACTTCCCAGAATTGACAGAAGCAGAGAAAGAAGTCATGGCTGGTGAAACAGTGCCAACTGTACTTGAAGCCTTCAAAGCGAAACTCGAAGCCATGTCAGACGATGAGTTTGTGGCAGAAAATATCTTCCCACAAATCAAAGCGGTTCAAAAAGAAACTGGTATCAAAGGGAAAAACCTCTTTATGCCAATCCGAATCGCCGTTTCAGGTGAGATGCATGGTCCTGAATTGCCAGATACCATCTACTTGCTTGGACGCGAAAAATCCATCCAACACATTGAAAGCATGTTGGAAAAAATTACAAAATAA